From the Nonlabens marinus S1-08 genome, one window contains:
- a CDS encoding ligase-associated DNA damage response DEXH box helicase: protein MNKKQLFHIAEDFFQQQGWTAFPFQKMTWDAFLAGKHGLLNAPTGSGKTYALWVAIVLNYIKNNPDYKTKLKKGLKAIWITPLRSLSNEIEQTSQRFVDGIGLPFTVGIRSGDTPTAERKKQMKSMPDLLITTPESLHLLLASKDHQKFFGNLNAIVIDEWHELLGTKRGVQMELGISRLLGLSQELRVWGISATIGNLEQARQVLLGVDESRFRESVLIKANLKKEIEVKSIIPESMDKFPWRGHLGLHLMKEVVDIINSSKSTLIFTNTRAQCELWFQGLMTNFPELAGEVAMHHGSINKETRIWVENAIRNESLKACVCTSSLDLGVDFAPVETIIQVGGPKGVARFLQRAGRSGHRPGETSVIHFLPTHALELIEASALQKAVSTQAVEDRLPYILCFDVLIQYLCTLAVSGGFYPDEIYPEIKNTFCYASITEDEWDWCLRLIVHGSSSLQSYDEYKRVTIEEDGKYVITDRKVAMRHRLQMGTIVTATDVTVKYVTGGYIGSIEEYFISKLSRGDVFVFAGRTLEFIRLKGMVAQVRNSAKKRAQVSNWQGSKLPLSAQLGELLREEMINFQTGKKRTPEVKALRDIIIRQQRESIIPQRDQFLIETFKTREGYHAVFYPFEGRFVHEAMAGMIAYRISLLKPITFSLAFNDYGFEILSDQEFDMQEVLDNNLLTPEMLSQDLQSSMNATEMARRKFRDIAVISGLVFTGYPNKLIKTKHLQNSSQLLFEVFRDNEPENLLFRQAYTETFEQAIEEYRLFDALERIQNQEIIWKACEKPTPFSFPIITDRLREKLSSEKLADRIKRMQLQWE from the coding sequence TTGAACAAAAAACAACTCTTCCATATCGCCGAAGATTTTTTCCAGCAGCAAGGCTGGACGGCTTTTCCGTTTCAGAAAATGACTTGGGATGCGTTTTTGGCGGGTAAGCATGGATTGCTCAACGCGCCTACTGGTAGTGGGAAAACCTATGCGCTTTGGGTTGCGATTGTTCTGAATTACATTAAAAATAATCCTGATTATAAAACCAAGCTTAAAAAAGGTTTGAAGGCGATTTGGATCACGCCGTTGCGTTCTCTTTCCAATGAAATTGAACAGACCTCACAACGATTTGTGGACGGCATTGGTTTGCCTTTTACGGTTGGGATTAGATCTGGCGATACTCCTACCGCTGAGCGCAAAAAGCAAATGAAGTCGATGCCAGATTTGTTGATTACAACACCAGAAAGTTTGCATTTATTATTGGCATCTAAGGATCATCAAAAGTTTTTCGGTAATCTCAACGCCATCGTAATTGACGAGTGGCACGAGCTGCTAGGAACCAAGCGCGGCGTGCAAATGGAACTGGGAATCTCTAGACTTCTCGGCTTGAGCCAGGAACTTCGCGTTTGGGGAATTAGCGCTACCATAGGCAATCTGGAACAGGCTAGACAAGTGTTACTGGGTGTTGATGAATCTCGCTTTCGCGAAAGCGTGCTCATCAAAGCAAACCTCAAAAAGGAAATTGAGGTCAAATCGATTATTCCAGAGTCGATGGACAAGTTCCCGTGGCGCGGACACCTAGGATTGCACCTAATGAAAGAAGTAGTTGATATTATCAACAGCAGCAAATCCACGCTGATTTTTACCAATACGCGAGCACAATGTGAACTTTGGTTTCAGGGCTTGATGACTAATTTTCCAGAGCTTGCCGGTGAGGTTGCCATGCATCATGGATCGATCAATAAAGAAACGCGCATTTGGGTAGAAAATGCCATACGTAATGAAAGCTTAAAAGCGTGTGTTTGTACCTCATCACTAGATCTGGGCGTTGATTTTGCGCCGGTAGAAACCATCATCCAAGTAGGCGGACCCAAAGGTGTTGCCAGGTTCCTGCAACGCGCCGGTCGCTCTGGTCACAGACCTGGCGAGACAAGCGTTATTCATTTTTTACCAACACATGCCTTGGAATTGATAGAGGCCAGCGCACTACAAAAGGCAGTTTCCACTCAAGCAGTGGAAGATCGATTACCATACATTCTTTGCTTTGATGTGCTAATCCAATATTTGTGTACGCTGGCTGTTTCAGGTGGTTTTTATCCTGACGAAATCTATCCCGAAATTAAAAATACGTTTTGCTATGCGAGTATAACCGAAGACGAATGGGACTGGTGCCTGAGATTGATCGTGCATGGTAGTTCATCACTACAATCTTATGACGAGTATAAGCGAGTTACTATTGAAGAAGATGGTAAATATGTCATCACAGATCGCAAGGTCGCGATGCGGCATCGATTACAAATGGGAACGATTGTCACTGCAACAGATGTTACGGTTAAATATGTAACTGGCGGTTACATCGGCTCCATCGAGGAATATTTCATCAGTAAATTATCTCGTGGTGATGTATTTGTTTTTGCGGGAAGAACCTTGGAATTTATCAGATTGAAAGGAATGGTCGCACAGGTACGCAACTCTGCTAAAAAAAGAGCTCAGGTTTCCAACTGGCAAGGAAGTAAGTTGCCGTTGAGTGCACAGTTGGGCGAATTGCTGCGCGAGGAAATGATCAATTTTCAAACTGGTAAAAAACGAACTCCGGAAGTCAAGGCTCTTCGAGATATCATCATCCGTCAACAACGTGAGAGCATTATCCCGCAGCGCGATCAGTTCTTGATTGAAACTTTTAAAACCCGAGAAGGTTATCACGCGGTATTTTATCCGTTTGAAGGTCGCTTTGTTCACGAGGCGATGGCTGGTATGATTGCCTATCGCATTAGTTTATTGAAACCCATCACGTTCTCGCTGGCTTTTAATGATTATGGCTTTGAAATTTTGAGCGACCAAGAATTTGATATGCAGGAAGTGCTGGACAATAATTTATTGACTCCAGAAATGCTATCCCAAGACCTGCAATCCAGCATGAACGCAACCGAAATGGCTCGAAGAAAATTCCGCGATATTGCGGTGATTTCTGGATTGGTATTTACGGGTTACCCTAACAAATTAATCAAGACGAAACACCTTCAAAACAGCAGCCAGCTGTTGTTTGAAGTTTTCCGGGATAATGAGCCAGAGAATTTACTTTTTCGTCAAGCCTATACTGAGACTTTTGAGCAGGCCATTGAAGAGTACCGATTATTTGATGCCTTAGAGCGTATTCAAAATCAAGAAATCATCTGGAAAGCTTGTGAAAAACCAACGCCCTTTTCTTTCCCAATCATTACAGACCGCTTACGCGAAAAATTAAGTAGCGAAAAGCTTGCAGATCGAATTAAGCGTATGCAGTTGCAGTGGGAGTAG
- a CDS encoding Crp/Fnr family transcriptional regulator: MGQAKNESRCENCIVRHLNSLKVLGREELSNISNSKKTRSVKKGESIFNEGDRLDGVYCVRSGVSKVTKAGTSGRDQILKLATKGELLGQRSMVVDEHSNLGAVALHDMELCFIPKSTMESSIDNNAKFMKAALKFMAAELKIADNVIADMVQKSVEQRLASALLYLKDQFGVDDEGYLSLILTREDIAGIVGTVKEVCIRKMAAFKKKGWIETSGKQIKVIDPQALYRLVEGL; encoded by the coding sequence ATGGGTCAAGCTAAAAACGAAAGTCGTTGTGAGAACTGTATTGTCAGGCATCTCAATTCTCTTAAGGTTTTAGGTAGAGAAGAGTTGTCAAATATTTCTAATAGTAAGAAAACCAGATCTGTCAAAAAAGGTGAGTCTATTTTTAATGAAGGCGATAGGCTGGACGGCGTTTATTGCGTACGCAGCGGTGTTTCTAAAGTTACTAAAGCAGGAACCAGCGGTAGGGATCAAATCCTTAAGCTGGCTACAAAAGGAGAGCTTTTAGGTCAGCGGTCTATGGTAGTAGATGAGCACTCCAATCTAGGTGCTGTCGCACTTCATGACATGGAGCTGTGCTTTATTCCTAAGTCTACCATGGAATCTTCCATTGACAATAACGCAAAGTTTATGAAAGCGGCTCTAAAGTTTATGGCTGCAGAATTAAAAATAGCGGATAATGTTATTGCAGATATGGTGCAAAAAAGCGTGGAGCAGCGACTGGCATCTGCATTACTGTACTTAAAAGATCAATTTGGCGTCGATGATGAAGGTTACCTATCGCTTATTTTGACCAGAGAGGATATTGCCGGAATTGTAGGAACTGTAAAGGAAGTCTGCATTCGTAAAATGGCCGCTTTCAAAAAGAAAGGTTGGATTGAAACTAGTGGGAAGCAAATAAAAGTTATTGATCCGCAAGCTTTATACAGGTTAGTCGAAGGCCTGTAA